DNA from Amorphoplanes friuliensis DSM 7358:
TCGCCACCAGCGGGTCGGCACCGTCGGCGATGCTGGTCATCCACAGCTGGTAGTCCGGGGTGCCGGTGTCGCAGGTGGAGTAGACGAGCCAGGTCCGTCCGTTGCGGTTGAGCGTCGCCGGCGCCTCGCGGATGGTGGGGCAGCCGCCGGCCAGGGGTAGATGCGTACGCGCACCGCTGAGCGAGTACGGGTTGGCCATGCGGGCGATGAACATCTCGTTGTGCTGGTTGCCCAGCGCACCCGCGTAGGCGTAGTAGAGCGCGCCGTTGTGTGTGAAGGGCAGCCCGTCGATGGCCCACGAGTCGGCGGCCGGGTCGAAGATGCGCGCCTTGAAGGCGTACGGGCCGGCCGGGGTTGCTCCCTGCGAGACGAGCCCGGTCGACTCGAGGACGTAGTTACGGTGGTTGTTGTCCACGCCGTCGCTGGCGGTGTAGTAGAGGTACCAGCGGTCGTTGAGGTTGAGCAGCGAGGGCGCCCACACCTGTTTGTTGCGCGAGGTGTTCCCATCGGCCCACACCAGCTGCGGGGTGGCCGCACTGAGGCCGGCGACCGTCGCCGCGCTGCGGATGAGCAGCCGCGTCTCGCTCGTGTCGTTCTCGACGGTGTAGTACCGGCCACGATGGAAGACCACGAACGGGTCCGGCCGCGGGCTGACGGGATTCACGAACGTCCCGGCGGCGCGGGCGGGCTGCGGAGCGTCGGCCACGACCAGGGCCAGGCCGGCGAGCAGCACTGCCACCACGGCCATGACCGATCGCCGGACCGGTATGGGAAAAGTCAGCATCGGGCAACGCCCTCCGGCTCGCGGTGAAGGCTTGTTACGGTCCAGTTAACTAACATTGATGGACATAGGTCAATACTCCTGAACACCTGGATGTCGGCTCAGGTGCAACATTTTCGAACGCAGTTCCCCAGACATTGACATAGTTGAGTCGGGAGAGCTTGGATCACAGCATCCCCGTCCGGAGGAGTTGCCGCCGTGTCCCTGCGCGTTCCCCTCACCGTTGCTCTGCGTCGCCTGCTGGGCGCCGCCACCGTCACATTCATGACTGCCGCCTGCGTCGCCGTCACCGCGGCCCCGGCAGCAGCCGTCGATCCCCGCGAACCGCTGCCGGCGGTCGGCCCCGGCACGGCCTTCCTGAACAAGGACGCCTTCGTCGGCGGGTTCAACGACCCCGCGTGGTACCGCGCGAACATCCCGTTCCTGGAGGTCCCCGACCGGCAGATCCAGGACGTCTACTACTACCGGTGGAAGACCTGGAAGGAACATCTGGTCTACACCGGACCGGAGTTCGGCTGGATCTCCAGCGAGTTCCTCAACCCCGTGTCCTACGGCGCTCCCTACGGCGGCATCTCCGCTGCCGCCGGCCACCACATCAACGAAGGCCGTTGGGTACGCGACAACCGGTACGTCGACGACTACATCAACTATTGGCTGACCGGGCCGGGAGCCGGTCCCAAGCCGGCTGAGGAGTCGGTCAACCCGAACACCACCGACTGGGGCCACGAGTACAGCTTCTGGGCGGCGAGCGCGGTCTGGAACCGTTACCTGATCAACGGCGACCGTGCCTTCGCCGCCGCGCAGCAGCCCGCGCTGACCCGGTTCTACGACCGGTGGAACGTGCAGTACAACGCCGCGCTCGGGTTGTACTGGCAGGTGCCGGTGTGGGACGCCAGCGAGTTGTCGGCAGCGTCCTACCAGTCGCCCGATCCCTACCACGGCGGTGCCGGCTACCGGCCGAGCATCAACGCCTACCAGTACGGCGACGCCAGAGCGATCGCCGACATCGCCGGGCTCAACGGCGACACCGCGACGGCCGGCACCTACAACGCCCGGGCCGCAGCTTTGAAAACGAACATGGACGCACGGCTGTGGGACCCGCAGCGCAATTTCTACTACCACGTGATGCGCGACGGGAACCCCGGTCTCGGCAAGCTGGACACGCGCGAGCACATCGGGTTCGTACCCTGGATGTTCGACATGCCGGACGCCTCCCGCTCGGCGGCCTGGGCGCAGGTGGTCGACCCGCAGGGCTTCTCCTCCGCGTACGGTCCGACCACGGCCGAGCGGCGCAGTCCCCAGTTCATGCGCGACGCGCTCAGCGGCTGCTGCCGGTGGAACGGACCGTCCTGGCCGTATGCGACCTCACAGGTGCTCACCGGCCTGGCCAATCTGCTGCAGGACTACCCGGCCCAGCCCTACGTGACAAACGCGAACTACGTCGACCTGCTCCACAAGTACGCCGCCACGCAGTACCGCAACGGCGTGCCGTACGTGGCCGAGGCGCACCACCCGGACGAGAACCGGTGGATCTACGACGGTAACGGCCACAGCGAGGACTACAACCACTCGACGTTCGTCGACAACGTCATCTCGGGGCTGATCGGCCTCGACGGGCGGGCCGACAACGCGGTCACCGTCAAGCCCCTGGCCCCGGCGAGCTGGGACTACTTCCTGGTGGAGAACGCGCCGTACCACGGCCACAACCTCACCGTGCTGTGGGACCGCACCGGTTCCCGGTACGGGCGGGGTACGGGCCTGAAGGTCTTCGTCGACGGCAACCAGGTCGCCGCGCAGGCCGGTCTCACGCCCTTGACCGTCGATGTGGGCACCCCGGTTGTCACGCCGCTGACGGACGGCCGTGTCAACATCGCCGCCAACACCCAGCGGCACGGCGGCGGGGCGACCCAGCCGTTCGCCTCGTACACCTTCTCCGTGGACAACGCCTGGCGGGTTGTCGACGGGAACATCTTCGAGAACAACGTCCCGCAGAACACCCGCTGGACCTCGTACAGCTCGCCGAACGCCGCTGACCATGTCGGCGTCAACTTCGGGCGGCCGGTCACCGTCGACGACGTCCGGCTGTACTTCTACGACGACGGCGGGGGAGTGCGGGTCCCGACGAGCTACGACCTGCAGTACCTCAACGGTGCGGCGTGGACCAGCGTGCCCGGTCAGACCCGGACGGCCACCACGGCCAACGGACTCACCCGGATCACGTTCCCGCCGTTGGCCACGAGCCAGTTGCGGGTGCTCGCACCCAACCGCGGTGGCGGGGTGGGCTGGGGCGTCAGCGAGTTCCAGGTGTGGAGCCGGCCGACCTTCAAGATCTTCAATCGGAACAGCGCAAAACTGCTGGCCGTGAACGCGGCCTCCACCGCCAACAGCGCACCGGTCCAGCAGTACAGCGACACGGGTACCTTGGATCACCGCTGGGAGTTGGTCAGCAACCGCGACGGCTGGTTCCGGATCAAGAACCTGAACAGCGGCAAGGTCCTCGGCGTGGCCGGCATGTCCACCGCGGACAGTGCGCAGATCGTCCAGTACGACGACAACGGCACCGCCGATCACCTGTGGCTACCGGTCGACGTGGGCGGCGGCAACTACAAGCTGGTCAACCGCAACAGCAACAAACTGCTGGCGGTCGAAGCGGCGTCCACAGCGGACAGTGCGAACGTCCAGCAGTACCGGGACAGTGGCACCAACGACCAGCAGTGGCAGCTGAGGCCCAGCGTCGGCAGGTGAACGACCGCGACGCCGCCGCCCGGAACCCGGTGCGGCGGCGTCGATCACTCCCCGTCAGGCAGCTCCCTCGCGGATGCGGCGGGCGAGAGGCTCGCGACCCCGCGGCTGGCGTACCGGCTCGACGGGCTCCGGGGCCGGGATGGGCCGGGCCGTGGAACCGTCGCGGGGCACGGTGATCAGCTCGCCGTGGTGACGGAGCTCCAGGTCCTCGCCGTACACCAGGTGGTAGACCGCCTGGTCCGGGGTTATCTCCACGACCAGGCACCGGCCGCGCCAGCGCAGCCGGAACACGATCCGGGTCAGTGCCCCGGGCAGGCGGGGTGCGAGGGCCAGGCCGGTCGAGAGGTGGCGCAGGCCGCCGAACCCGGCGACCACGCCGTTCCAGGCGCCGGCCAGCGCGGCGATGTGCAGGCCGTGCGCGGTGTTGCCGGCCAGGTCGCCGAGGTCGAGCAGGGCGGTCTCGCTCACGTAGTCGTACGCCAGGTCCAGGTGGCCGGTCTCGGCGGCGATGACCGCCTGCGTGGCCGCGGACAGCGACGAGTCCCGTACGGTGATCTGCTCGTAGTAGGCGAAGTTGCGGGCCTTCTGCTCGGGGGTGAAGGCCTCCGGGCACAGTTGCATCGCCAGGACCAGGTCGGCCTGCTTGACGACCTGCTTGCGGTAGATGTCGAAGTACGGGAAGTGCAGCATCAGCGGGTACTGCCCGGGCGAGGTGCCGGCGAAGTCCCAGCGGCCGTGGCTGGTGAAACCTTCCGACTGGGCGTGCACTCCGAGCTGGTCGTCGAAGGGGATCACCATGTTCTCGGCGGCTTTGCGCCAGGCGGCCGTCTCCTCGGCGGCGACGGCCAGTTCGGAAGC
Protein-coding regions in this window:
- a CDS encoding glycoside hydrolase family 43 protein, which produces MAVVAVLLAGLALVVADAPQPARAAGTFVNPVSPRPDPFVVFHRGRYYTVENDTSETRLLIRSAATVAGLSAATPQLVWADGNTSRNKQVWAPSLLNLNDRWYLYYTASDGVDNNHRNYVLESTGLVSQGATPAGPYAFKARIFDPAADSWAIDGLPFTHNGALYYAYAGALGNQHNEMFIARMANPYSLSGARTHLPLAGGCPTIREAPATLNRNGRTWLVYSTCDTGTPDYQLWMTSIADGADPLVATNWRQRSGAVYQRNDAAGVFAPGSNNFFRSPDGTEDWMAYHAKTTSAFTYDGRTTRLQKIGWNTDGSPDLGRPIALGTAQATPSGDPGPSAPAAGTRIAGPGGKCVDVAGDDTGANLSPVQLWDCLGAAADQLWTWNGTSLRTLGRCLDVAGNITAAGTRLQLWDCNGAGGQQWVQQANGSMLNPQSGRCLDSPSGATANGTRLQIWDCNGSPAQVFRKQ
- a CDS encoding MGH1-like glycoside hydrolase domain-containing protein → MTAACVAVTAAPAAAVDPREPLPAVGPGTAFLNKDAFVGGFNDPAWYRANIPFLEVPDRQIQDVYYYRWKTWKEHLVYTGPEFGWISSEFLNPVSYGAPYGGISAAAGHHINEGRWVRDNRYVDDYINYWLTGPGAGPKPAEESVNPNTTDWGHEYSFWAASAVWNRYLINGDRAFAAAQQPALTRFYDRWNVQYNAALGLYWQVPVWDASELSAASYQSPDPYHGGAGYRPSINAYQYGDARAIADIAGLNGDTATAGTYNARAAALKTNMDARLWDPQRNFYYHVMRDGNPGLGKLDTREHIGFVPWMFDMPDASRSAAWAQVVDPQGFSSAYGPTTAERRSPQFMRDALSGCCRWNGPSWPYATSQVLTGLANLLQDYPAQPYVTNANYVDLLHKYAATQYRNGVPYVAEAHHPDENRWIYDGNGHSEDYNHSTFVDNVISGLIGLDGRADNAVTVKPLAPASWDYFLVENAPYHGHNLTVLWDRTGSRYGRGTGLKVFVDGNQVAAQAGLTPLTVDVGTPVVTPLTDGRVNIAANTQRHGGGATQPFASYTFSVDNAWRVVDGNIFENNVPQNTRWTSYSSPNAADHVGVNFGRPVTVDDVRLYFYDDGGGVRVPTSYDLQYLNGAAWTSVPGQTRTATTANGLTRITFPPLATSQLRVLAPNRGGGVGWGVSEFQVWSRPTFKIFNRNSAKLLAVNAASTANSAPVQQYSDTGTLDHRWELVSNRDGWFRIKNLNSGKVLGVAGMSTADSAQIVQYDDNGTADHLWLPVDVGGGNYKLVNRNSNKLLAVEAASTADSANVQQYRDSGTNDQQWQLRPSVGR